One Stenotrophomonas maltophilia DNA window includes the following coding sequences:
- a CDS encoding hybrid sensor histidine kinase/response regulator, whose translation MTSGWRLWCRGIVGMGLLLMALATAAAAPDMAETPRLRRFGAAEGMPSRMVLALAEDRQGHIWAATDGGLVRYDGGTLRVWEHDPEQPGSLPGNEIETLLVDPLDRIWVGINGKGVARLDADRERFKTFDAVNGPCLGQFWTLAYAEDALWIGTSSHGVCRFGEDGSLHFFKHDPARPDGLPSNTIYSSLVDAQGRLWIGTESGVARWNGRGFESVAPRELGALSVLRMSRDPDGSIWIGSQNDGLYRIDAQDRVSRPRWSDSARLRSALVLADRQGGYWAGTSDGLLRGDASALRRLEGDRGSGFLTAQSGVLDLLQDHEGGLWVALLTQGLAYLPPDWRRFSIWNQLDGKPLDSQYLLSAASDGRNYYVGSAHGVYQLDAQGALKLLASDREIGSGAVWSVLPRPDGRLWLGRAGRISVYDPATRALHDWHIDGGADLRQRIDLMRQAPDGTIWLSVMNLGLQQRSADGRVLRSYPLDDFRKAADSPIEQIRFDAQGKVWVMGDLGIWREQAGRFEAVPGVSRGLIYDLVWVDPQQLWLARQGALERYQWDGMSLRLIQRIDGSAGVPPVSMGGLALAEDGRLWATTPRGLLRWDPKARRLQLFNERDGLPDAEFTSRPPAVNADGRVLAVAQTGLVVFDVNAADAMLPPSSLVIAEVRVRRDDARGWQPLPTTGPLLLGPDDRDLQINARLLSYANPQGNRYRFRVRGYDQNWVEQGGDGQRTLSRLPTGSYVIEVQAATASGAWTPSQHLQVKVLPPWWRSGMAIFGYILIGSLLLLTLVWSIRARLRRRQQWQLTVHKQELAEQASQAKSRFLATLGHEVRTPMTGVLGMSELLLATPLDPVQRSYAGSIQQAGSHLLRLVNDALDLARIEAGRLELDLNPFDLVGLLDQVQALMQPMATQRKLDFQRGEDPPAPISVSGDEMRVRQILLNLLGNAIKFTERGHVGLAVRLEENGGGLCFEVHDSGPGINAEQQDRLFHRFEQADGPRTASRYGGSGLGLAICQELAVAMGGRIEVDSQPGKGARFRVRLPLPWTRQAAVAAGDVPAQPVLPPLRILLVEDDVTVAEVIAGLLRSRGHEVVHVLHGLGALSEIATDGFDVGLLDLDLPALDGTAIARQLRALGYELPLVAVTARSDAYAESQVLAAGFDGFLRKPVTGDMLVAAIAQARAKRQIAT comes from the coding sequence ATGACGAGCGGCTGGCGCCTGTGGTGCCGAGGCATCGTGGGCATGGGGCTGTTGCTGATGGCGTTGGCCACTGCAGCTGCGGCCCCGGACATGGCAGAAACACCGCGCCTGCGCCGTTTCGGTGCCGCCGAAGGCATGCCCTCGCGCATGGTGCTGGCGCTGGCCGAGGATCGCCAGGGGCATATCTGGGCGGCTACCGACGGCGGCCTGGTGCGCTATGACGGTGGCACCCTGCGGGTCTGGGAGCACGATCCGGAACAGCCGGGTTCGCTGCCCGGCAATGAGATCGAAACGCTGCTGGTCGATCCACTGGACCGTATCTGGGTCGGTATCAACGGCAAGGGCGTGGCTCGCCTGGATGCCGACCGCGAGCGGTTCAAGACCTTCGATGCGGTCAATGGCCCGTGCCTGGGCCAGTTCTGGACGCTGGCCTACGCCGAGGATGCGCTTTGGATCGGCACCAGCAGTCATGGGGTCTGCAGGTTCGGAGAGGACGGCAGCCTGCACTTCTTCAAGCACGACCCGGCCCGTCCGGACGGCCTGCCCAGCAACACCATCTACAGCAGCCTGGTTGACGCGCAGGGGCGCCTGTGGATCGGCACCGAGAGCGGGGTGGCGCGCTGGAACGGCCGTGGGTTCGAGTCCGTAGCACCGCGTGAGCTGGGCGCGTTGAGCGTGCTGCGGATGAGCCGTGATCCGGATGGCTCGATCTGGATCGGCAGCCAGAACGACGGGCTGTACCGCATCGATGCGCAGGACCGGGTCAGCCGTCCGCGCTGGAGCGACAGCGCCCGCCTGCGTTCGGCGCTGGTGCTGGCCGATCGCCAGGGAGGCTACTGGGCGGGCACGTCCGACGGTCTGCTGCGCGGCGACGCCAGCGCACTGCGGCGGCTCGAGGGCGACCGCGGCAGCGGCTTCCTCACTGCCCAGAGTGGCGTGCTCGACCTGCTGCAGGACCACGAGGGCGGATTGTGGGTGGCGCTGCTGACCCAGGGCCTGGCCTACCTGCCGCCGGACTGGCGCCGGTTTTCGATCTGGAACCAGCTTGACGGCAAGCCGCTGGACAGCCAGTACCTGCTGAGTGCAGCCAGCGATGGCCGGAATTACTACGTCGGCTCGGCGCATGGCGTGTACCAGTTGGACGCGCAGGGAGCGCTGAAGCTGTTGGCCAGTGATCGCGAGATCGGCAGCGGGGCGGTGTGGTCGGTGCTGCCGCGGCCGGATGGGCGCCTGTGGCTGGGGCGTGCCGGTCGTATCAGCGTGTATGACCCGGCGACACGGGCGCTGCATGACTGGCACATCGACGGTGGCGCCGACCTGCGCCAGCGCATCGACCTGATGCGCCAGGCACCCGATGGAACGATCTGGCTTTCGGTGATGAACCTGGGCCTGCAGCAGCGCAGTGCCGATGGCCGTGTGCTGCGCAGCTATCCGCTGGACGATTTCCGCAAGGCGGCCGATTCGCCTATCGAGCAGATCCGTTTCGACGCCCAGGGCAAGGTCTGGGTGATGGGAGACCTGGGCATCTGGCGCGAGCAGGCCGGGCGCTTCGAGGCGGTGCCGGGGGTCTCGCGTGGTCTGATCTACGATCTGGTGTGGGTTGATCCGCAACAGCTGTGGCTGGCCCGCCAGGGCGCACTCGAGCGCTACCAGTGGGATGGCATGAGCCTGCGCCTGATCCAGCGCATTGATGGAAGCGCTGGTGTGCCGCCGGTCAGCATGGGTGGCCTGGCGCTGGCCGAAGACGGCCGCCTGTGGGCGACCACGCCGCGCGGTCTGCTGCGCTGGGATCCCAAGGCACGACGCCTGCAGTTGTTCAATGAACGCGATGGCCTGCCCGACGCCGAGTTCACCAGCAGGCCGCCGGCGGTGAATGCCGATGGTCGAGTGCTCGCGGTGGCTCAGACCGGCCTGGTGGTCTTCGATGTGAATGCTGCCGATGCCATGTTGCCGCCGTCGTCGCTGGTGATCGCCGAGGTTCGCGTGCGGCGCGATGATGCCCGCGGCTGGCAACCGCTGCCGACCACCGGCCCACTGTTGCTGGGGCCGGATGATCGTGATCTGCAGATCAATGCTCGACTTCTGTCGTACGCCAATCCGCAGGGCAACCGTTACCGCTTCCGGGTGCGGGGCTACGACCAGAACTGGGTGGAGCAGGGCGGTGACGGCCAGCGCACGCTGTCGCGGCTGCCGACCGGCAGCTACGTCATTGAAGTGCAGGCAGCCACCGCCAGTGGCGCATGGACGCCTTCGCAGCATCTGCAGGTGAAGGTGCTGCCGCCCTGGTGGCGCAGCGGCATGGCGATCTTCGGCTACATCCTGATCGGCTCGCTGCTGCTGCTCACCCTGGTGTGGTCGATCCGTGCGCGCCTGCGCCGCCGCCAGCAATGGCAGTTGACCGTGCACAAGCAGGAACTGGCCGAACAGGCCTCGCAGGCCAAGAGCCGGTTCCTGGCCACGCTGGGCCATGAGGTGCGTACGCCGATGACCGGCGTGCTTGGCATGAGCGAGCTGCTGCTGGCCACGCCGCTGGACCCCGTGCAGCGCAGCTATGCCGGGTCGATCCAGCAGGCCGGCAGCCATCTGCTGCGCCTGGTGAACGATGCGCTGGACCTCGCGCGCATCGAGGCCGGTCGATTGGAACTGGACCTGAACCCGTTCGACCTGGTGGGTCTGCTCGACCAGGTACAGGCATTGATGCAGCCGATGGCGACGCAGCGCAAGCTGGATTTCCAGCGTGGCGAAGACCCGCCGGCGCCGATCAGTGTCAGCGGCGACGAAATGCGGGTGCGGCAGATCCTGCTCAATCTGCTGGGCAATGCGATCAAGTTCACCGAGCGCGGGCATGTCGGCCTGGCCGTGCGCCTGGAGGAGAACGGCGGTGGCCTTTGCTTCGAGGTGCACGACAGTGGCCCGGGCATCAATGCCGAGCAGCAGGATCGCCTGTTCCACCGCTTCGAACAGGCCGATGGCCCGCGTACGGCATCGCGCTACGGCGGCAGCGGGCTGGGCCTGGCGATCTGCCAGGAGCTGGCCGTGGCGATGGGCGGGCGCATCGAAGTGGACAGTCAACCGGGCAAGGGCGCGCGCTTCCGGGTACGGTTGCCGCTGCCCTGGACCCGGCAGGCCGCCGTCGCAGCGGGCGACGTTCCGGCGCAGCCGGTCCTGCCGCCGCTGCGCATCCTGCTGGTCGAGGACGATGTCACCGTGGCCGAGGTCATCGCAGGTCTGTTGCGCAGCCGCGGTCATGAGGTGGTGCACGTTCTGCATGGTCTGGGCGCGCTGTCGGAGATCGCCACCGATGGCTTTGACGTGGGCCTGCTCGATCTCGATCTGCCGGCGCTGGACGGCACCGCCATCGCCCGCCAACTGCGTGCCCTGGGGTACGAGCTGCCGTTGGTCGCGGTGACTGCGCGTTCCGATGCCTATGCCGAATCGCAGGTTCTGGCTGCGGGCTTCGATGGCTTCCTGCGCAAACCGGTCACCGGCGACATGCTGGTAGCCGCGATCGCTCAGGCCCGCGCAAAACGACAGATAGCAACGTGA
- a CDS encoding YceI family protein yields the protein MRPCLALLPMLLATAPAWADADTYRLDPVHTRVLFTIDHAGYSQAMGTVSGSEGRLQFDPDNWREATLDVEVPVSRLDLGDAKWNQATLARSLLDGERFPSARFVSSRVEPIDAKRAHVIGTLTLRGVSQEVTLDVTLNAIKRYPLPPFRRTAGFSASTTLSRRAFGITAWPGVIGDAVQLRIEAEATLDRSDAPGTPAPAPVPHSDPKTAR from the coding sequence ATGCGTCCCTGCCTGGCCCTGCTGCCGATGCTGCTCGCCACCGCTCCCGCCTGGGCGGATGCAGATACCTATCGCCTCGATCCGGTGCATACGCGTGTGCTGTTCACCATCGACCACGCGGGTTACTCGCAGGCAATGGGCACGGTCTCCGGCAGTGAGGGGCGCCTGCAGTTCGATCCCGACAACTGGCGCGAAGCCACGCTGGACGTCGAGGTCCCCGTGTCGCGATTGGACCTTGGTGACGCCAAATGGAACCAGGCCACGCTGGCCCGCAGCCTGCTCGACGGCGAGCGTTTCCCCAGCGCACGCTTCGTCTCCAGCCGGGTCGAACCGATCGATGCCAAGCGTGCGCACGTGATCGGCACCCTGACCCTGCGCGGCGTCAGCCAGGAAGTCACCCTGGACGTGACCCTCAATGCCATCAAGCGCTACCCCCTCCCCCCGTTCCGACGCACCGCCGGTTTTTCCGCCAGCACCACGCTGAGCCGGCGCGCGTTCGGCATCACCGCCTGGCCGGGCGTCATCGGTGATGCAGTACAGCTGAGGATCGAGGCTGAAGCCACCCTCGACCGCAGCGACGCCCCGGGAACTCCCGCTCCCGCTCCCGTTCCGCACTCCGACCCCAAGACGGCCCGCTAG
- a CDS encoding cytochrome b, giving the protein MTAKNTPSAWGSVSQILHWLIALLILALGVVGLTMGELPRTPKYFWVYTAHKSIGITVLALVLFRLGWRLYAGAPKPVPGVPSWQERIASATHVLLYVLMFAIPLSGWLYDSASGLRPFRWFGLVDVPKLSGPDPQVVAVSHAIHEYGFWLLIAVVLAHAGAAFYHHLFQRDATLSRMLPRGWLASPQKD; this is encoded by the coding sequence ATGACCGCCAAGAACACCCCCTCCGCCTGGGGGAGTGTCAGCCAGATCCTGCATTGGTTGATCGCACTGCTGATCCTCGCCCTGGGCGTGGTCGGCCTGACCATGGGCGAACTGCCCAGGACCCCCAAGTACTTCTGGGTCTACACCGCACACAAGTCGATAGGCATTACCGTACTGGCGCTGGTGCTGTTCCGCCTCGGGTGGCGCCTGTACGCCGGCGCGCCCAAGCCGGTGCCGGGCGTGCCCAGCTGGCAGGAACGCATCGCCAGCGCCACCCACGTGCTGTTGTATGTGCTGATGTTCGCCATTCCGCTGTCGGGCTGGCTGTACGACTCGGCCAGTGGCCTGCGCCCGTTCCGCTGGTTCGGCCTGGTTGATGTGCCCAAGCTGAGCGGCCCGGACCCGCAGGTCGTTGCGGTCTCCCACGCCATCCACGAATACGGCTTCTGGCTGTTGATCGCGGTGGTGCTGGCTCATGCCGGTGCCGCCTTCTACCACCACCTGTTCCAGCGCGATGCGACCTTGTCCCGCATGTTGCCGCGTGGCTGGCTCGCCTCCCCTCAGAAGGACTGA
- a CDS encoding YceI family protein, translating to MNLKLTTPAAVAAALAGMLATAPALAADYAQAPGAGSILVFATKYDGEVFTGSFPGFATKLSFDPANPAAGSLDVVIPLAGAKSGNSDRDSTLQTADFFNVGKFATARYTAKGFRAVGNDQFAADGTLELRGVSKPVTLTFTWKPGTQPVLTGKATVKRLDFGVGGGDWADTKTIPDETAISTIVKFDAK from the coding sequence ATGAACCTGAAACTGACCACTCCGGCCGCCGTGGCCGCCGCCTTGGCCGGCATGCTGGCCACCGCCCCGGCGCTCGCCGCCGACTACGCGCAGGCTCCCGGCGCCGGTTCGATCCTGGTGTTCGCCACCAAGTACGACGGTGAAGTGTTCACCGGAAGCTTCCCCGGCTTTGCCACCAAGCTCAGCTTCGACCCGGCCAACCCGGCCGCCGGTTCGCTGGACGTGGTGATCCCGCTGGCCGGCGCCAAGAGCGGCAACAGCGACCGCGACTCGACCCTGCAGACCGCCGACTTCTTCAACGTCGGCAAGTTCGCCACTGCGCGCTACACCGCCAAGGGCTTCCGTGCGGTGGGCAACGACCAGTTCGCCGCCGACGGCACCCTGGAACTGCGCGGCGTCAGCAAGCCGGTCACCCTCACCTTCACCTGGAAGCCGGGCACCCAGCCAGTGCTGACCGGCAAGGCCACGGTCAAGCGCCTGGACTTCGGCGTCGGCGGCGGTGATTGGGCCGACACCAAGACCATTCCGGACGAAACCGCGATCAGCACGATCGTGAAGTTCGACGCGAAATAA
- a CDS encoding glutaredoxin family protein: MLTLFQRDDCHLCDMALAELAKARAPEFESVFLDDQPALESRYGARVPVLRDEAGQRELDWPFDAATVQAWLAVDR; the protein is encoded by the coding sequence GTGTTGACTCTGTTCCAGCGTGACGACTGCCACCTGTGCGACATGGCCCTGGCCGAGCTGGCCAAGGCCAGGGCGCCGGAGTTCGAATCGGTGTTCCTGGATGACCAGCCGGCGCTGGAATCGCGCTACGGCGCGCGGGTGCCGGTGCTGCGCGATGAGGCGGGGCAGCGCGAACTGGACTGGCCGTTCGATGCGGCCACCGTGCAGGCCTGGCTGGCCGTCGATCGGTAG
- a CDS encoding L-serine ammonia-lyase: MAVSTFDVFKIGIGPSSSHTVGPMKAAERFIHRWLLDPGRLHEVARIRADVYGSLALTGRGHGTDKAILLGLEGQRPNLIDPDIIPATLERIRSSKRIQLMGQHEIAFDEKRDLGMNKRQKLPYHTNGMRFTAYNADDEVIATRDYYSVGGGFVVNQDDAADDRIVPDETPLPYPFKSGDELLAQTARSGLSIAQLMFENEKCWRSEDEIRAQLREIWSAMQSCVTRGIREEGVLPGGLKVGRRAPALYRELSSKPEAAMRDPLTTLDWVNLYALAVNEENAAGGRVVTAPTNGAAGVLPAVLHYFDRFCPGANEQRVFDFLLTSAAIGILYKENASISGAEVGCQGEVGVACSMAAGGLVAALGGNPSQIENAAEIGMEHNLGLTCDPIGGLVQIPCIERNAMGAVKAINASRMAMRGDGKHKVSLDKVIKTMRDTGRDMQDKYKETSRGGLAVNVIEC; the protein is encoded by the coding sequence ATGGCTGTCAGCACGTTCGACGTTTTCAAGATCGGCATTGGCCCGAGCTCCTCGCACACCGTCGGGCCGATGAAGGCCGCCGAGCGATTCATCCACCGCTGGCTGCTCGACCCGGGCCGCCTGCACGAGGTCGCGCGCATCCGTGCCGATGTCTACGGCTCGCTGGCGCTGACCGGCCGCGGCCATGGCACCGACAAGGCGATCCTGCTGGGCCTGGAAGGGCAGCGGCCGAACCTGATCGACCCGGACATCATCCCGGCCACCCTGGAGCGCATCCGCAGCAGCAAGCGCATCCAGCTGATGGGCCAGCACGAGATCGCCTTCGACGAGAAGCGCGACCTCGGCATGAACAAGCGCCAGAAGCTGCCGTACCACACCAACGGCATGCGCTTCACCGCGTACAACGCCGACGACGAAGTGATCGCCACCCGCGATTACTACTCGGTCGGTGGTGGCTTCGTGGTCAACCAGGACGACGCGGCCGATGACCGCATCGTGCCCGATGAAACCCCGCTGCCCTACCCGTTCAAGAGCGGCGACGAGCTGCTGGCACAGACCGCACGCAGCGGCCTGAGCATTGCCCAGCTGATGTTCGAGAACGAAAAGTGCTGGCGCAGCGAAGACGAGATCCGCGCCCAGCTGCGCGAGATCTGGAGCGCGATGCAGTCGTGCGTGACGCGCGGCATCCGCGAGGAAGGCGTGCTGCCGGGTGGCCTCAAGGTCGGCCGTCGTGCACCGGCGCTGTACCGCGAGCTGTCGTCGAAGCCGGAAGCGGCAATGCGCGACCCGCTGACCACGCTGGACTGGGTCAACCTGTACGCGCTGGCGGTGAACGAAGAGAACGCCGCCGGTGGCCGTGTGGTGACCGCGCCGACCAACGGTGCGGCCGGCGTGCTGCCGGCGGTGCTGCATTACTTCGACCGTTTCTGCCCCGGCGCCAACGAGCAGCGCGTATTCGACTTCCTGTTGACCTCGGCAGCGATCGGCATCCTGTACAAGGAAAACGCTTCGATTTCCGGTGCCGAAGTGGGCTGCCAGGGCGAAGTGGGCGTGGCCTGTTCGATGGCGGCCGGTGGCCTGGTCGCGGCGCTGGGTGGCAATCCCAGCCAGATCGAGAATGCCGCGGAAATCGGCATGGAACACAACCTCGGCCTGACCTGCGACCCGATCGGTGGCCTGGTGCAGATCCCCTGCATCGAACGCAACGCAATGGGTGCGGTGAAGGCGATCAATGCCTCGCGCATGGCGATGCGTGGCGACGGCAAGCACAAGGTGTCGCTGGACAAGGTGATCAAGACCATGCGCGATACCGGCCGCGACATGCAGGACAAGTACAAGGAAACCAGCCGCGGTGGCCTGGCGGTGAACGTCATCGAGTGCTGA
- a CDS encoding alpha/beta fold hydrolase — translation MRVITAALLACLPLSALAAPTYGPRLEGFDYGYPVKIFALESQRQPLEMAYLDIAPKKAPIGVVVLLHGKNFCAATWKESIKPLVAAGYRVIAPDQVGFCKSSKPERYQYSFAQLAANTHALLQQLQLGDVPVHLVGHSMGGMLAVRYALMFPQDLRSLSLVNPIGLEDWKALGVPWRSVDAWYAGEMNISYDSIRRYQLEVYYDGKWKPAYEPWARMQSGMYEGPGKQAVAWSQALASDMVFNQPVVYELKNLQVPTTLFIGQKDRTAIGRDLAPPAAKATLGNYPALGKAAAAAIPGAMLVEFAELGHSPQVQDPKQFNSALLKALKSR, via the coding sequence ATGCGCGTGATCACTGCCGCCCTGCTTGCCTGCCTGCCGCTGTCCGCCCTCGCCGCGCCTACCTACGGGCCACGGCTGGAGGGTTTCGACTACGGCTATCCGGTGAAGATCTTCGCGCTGGAGTCGCAGCGGCAGCCACTGGAAATGGCGTACCTGGACATCGCGCCGAAGAAGGCGCCCATCGGCGTGGTGGTGCTGCTGCACGGCAAGAACTTCTGTGCCGCCACCTGGAAGGAATCGATCAAGCCGCTGGTCGCCGCCGGCTACCGGGTGATCGCCCCGGACCAGGTGGGCTTCTGCAAATCCAGCAAGCCCGAACGCTACCAGTATTCGTTCGCGCAGCTGGCTGCCAACACCCATGCCCTGTTGCAGCAACTGCAGCTGGGTGATGTACCGGTGCACCTGGTCGGGCACTCGATGGGTGGCATGCTGGCGGTGCGCTACGCGCTGATGTTCCCGCAGGACCTGCGCAGCCTGTCGCTGGTCAACCCGATCGGGCTGGAGGACTGGAAGGCGCTGGGTGTTCCGTGGCGCAGCGTGGACGCGTGGTACGCCGGCGAAATGAACATCAGCTATGACAGCATCCGCCGCTACCAGCTGGAGGTGTACTACGACGGCAAATGGAAGCCGGCGTATGAACCGTGGGCGCGGATGCAATCCGGCATGTACGAAGGCCCGGGCAAGCAGGCCGTTGCATGGAGCCAGGCGCTGGCCTCGGACATGGTGTTCAACCAGCCGGTGGTCTACGAACTGAAGAACCTGCAGGTGCCGACCACGCTGTTCATCGGCCAGAAAGACCGCACGGCGATCGGCCGTGACCTGGCGCCGCCTGCAGCAAAGGCGACGCTGGGCAACTATCCCGCACTCGGCAAAGCGGCGGCGGCGGCGATTCCGGGCGCGATGCTGGTCGAGTTCGCCGAACTGGGCCATTCGCCACAGGTGCAGGATCCGAAGCAGTTCAACAGCGCATTGTTGAAGGCGTTGAAGTCGCGCTGA
- a CDS encoding homoserine dehydrogenase, with protein sequence MSALAAEIPALGVGRLALLGTGTVGSAFVQRYQALQARGLELPSVQWLANSRTALAIDRDLALPLELARRAPRDGLSSPPWASAEGLERGDVVVDATASEDVAARHVQWLARGVHVVTANKLGRGAQLARAQAIAESCADSGARYGDSATVGAGLPLLSSLRALVAGGDHIHAIEGVLSGSLAWLFHRYDGQSPFSAAVREALAAGYTEPDPRLDLSGEDVRRKLLILARSSGLALDASQVQVDSLVPEALAALPLEDAVAALEQLDAPLQARWQRARDNGRVLRFVGRVDGNGAQVGLRELPADHPLAQGAGTDNRVAIHSDRYQRQPLLIQGPGAGAEVTAAALLDDVLRIVS encoded by the coding sequence ATGAGCGCACTGGCCGCTGAAATTCCTGCGCTTGGCGTGGGACGACTGGCGCTGCTTGGCACCGGCACGGTGGGCTCGGCCTTCGTGCAGCGCTACCAGGCGTTGCAGGCACGTGGGCTGGAACTGCCCAGCGTGCAGTGGTTGGCCAATTCGCGCACCGCGCTGGCGATCGACCGCGATCTGGCGCTGCCGCTGGAGCTGGCACGGCGCGCACCGCGTGACGGCCTCAGCTCGCCGCCGTGGGCCAGCGCCGAAGGACTGGAGCGTGGTGATGTGGTGGTCGATGCCACTGCCAGCGAAGACGTCGCCGCGCGTCACGTGCAGTGGCTGGCGCGCGGCGTGCACGTGGTGACCGCCAACAAGCTGGGCCGTGGTGCGCAGCTGGCTCGTGCGCAGGCCATTGCGGAAAGCTGTGCCGACAGTGGCGCGCGTTATGGCGACAGCGCGACGGTGGGCGCGGGCCTGCCGCTGTTGAGCAGCCTGCGTGCGCTGGTGGCCGGTGGCGATCACATCCATGCCATCGAGGGCGTGCTGTCCGGTTCGCTGGCGTGGCTGTTCCATCGCTATGACGGCCAGTCGCCGTTCTCGGCGGCGGTGCGCGAAGCGCTGGCGGCGGGCTACACCGAACCGGACCCGCGCCTGGACCTGTCCGGCGAGGACGTGCGCCGCAAGTTGCTGATCCTGGCGCGCAGCAGCGGGCTGGCGCTGGATGCTTCGCAGGTGCAGGTGGATTCACTGGTACCTGAAGCGCTGGCAGCGTTGCCGCTGGAGGACGCAGTGGCTGCACTGGAGCAGCTGGATGCGCCGCTGCAGGCGCGCTGGCAGCGGGCACGCGACAACGGGCGTGTGTTGCGTTTTGTCGGTCGCGTTGATGGCAACGGTGCGCAGGTAGGCCTGCGCGAGCTGCCGGCCGATCATCCGCTGGCACAGGGCGCGGGCACCGACAACCGGGTAGCGATCCACAGCGATCGCTATCAGCGCCAGCCGTTGTTGATCCAGGGGCCAGGTGCGGGCGCGGAAGTCACCGCGGCTGCGTTGCTGGATGACGTGCTGCGGATCGTAAGTTGA
- a CDS encoding O-succinylhomoserine (thiol)-lyase, producing the protein MSLHANEPSCSRTTAAVRAGIDRDTAHGAVTPPIVLSSNFSFEGFGNKRQYDYTRSGNPTRDLLGEALAELEGGAGGVITATGMGAINLVLNALLQPGDTLVVPHDAYGGSWRLFNALAKKGHFELVTADLTDPRALAQALAAQPKLVLVETPSNPLLRITDLRFVIDAAHKAGALVVVDNTFLSPALQQPLSFGADLVLHSTTKYINGHSDVVGGAVVARDPALHEQLVWWGNALGLTGSPFDAFLTLRGLRTLDARLRVHQENTASIVALLDQHPAVGAVYYPGLADHPGHAIAARQQSGFGAMLSFELAHCAGDDPHAAVRAFVDGLRCFTLAESLGGVESLIAHPATMTHAAMTAEARAAAGISEGLLRLSVGIEAERDLLADLGAALQRAEAVIDAAARRKQVVDA; encoded by the coding sequence ATGAGCCTGCACGCCAACGAGCCGTCCTGTAGCCGCACCACTGCCGCCGTCCGTGCCGGCATCGATCGGGATACCGCGCATGGCGCGGTCACGCCGCCGATCGTGCTGTCGTCGAACTTCAGCTTTGAAGGCTTCGGCAACAAGCGCCAGTACGACTACACGCGCAGTGGCAACCCGACCCGCGACCTGCTGGGCGAGGCGCTGGCGGAACTGGAGGGCGGCGCCGGCGGCGTCATCACTGCGACCGGCATGGGCGCGATCAACCTGGTGCTGAACGCGCTGCTGCAGCCGGGCGACACGCTGGTGGTGCCGCACGATGCCTACGGCGGCAGCTGGCGGCTGTTCAATGCGCTGGCGAAGAAGGGCCACTTCGAACTGGTCACCGCTGACCTGACCGATCCGCGCGCGCTGGCACAGGCGCTGGCCGCGCAGCCGAAGCTGGTGCTGGTGGAAACGCCGTCCAACCCGCTGCTGCGCATCACCGACCTGCGCTTCGTCATCGATGCCGCACACAAAGCCGGTGCACTGGTGGTGGTCGACAACACCTTCCTGTCGCCGGCGCTGCAGCAACCGCTGTCGTTCGGTGCCGACCTGGTGCTGCATTCCACCACCAAGTACATCAATGGCCACAGTGATGTGGTGGGTGGTGCGGTGGTCGCGCGCGATCCGGCACTGCATGAGCAGCTGGTGTGGTGGGGCAACGCACTGGGCCTGACCGGTTCACCGTTCGATGCTTTCCTGACCCTGCGCGGCCTGCGCACGCTGGACGCACGCCTGCGCGTGCACCAGGAGAACACCGCGTCGATCGTTGCCCTGCTGGACCAGCATCCGGCGGTCGGCGCGGTGTACTACCCGGGCCTGGCCGATCACCCCGGCCATGCCATCGCCGCACGCCAGCAGAGTGGTTTCGGTGCGATGCTGTCGTTCGAACTCGCGCACTGCGCCGGTGATGATCCGCACGCGGCGGTGCGTGCGTTTGTCGACGGGCTGCGCTGTTTCACCCTGGCCGAATCGCTGGGCGGCGTCGAAAGCCTGATCGCGCATCCGGCCACCATGACCCATGCAGCGATGACGGCCGAAGCACGCGCGGCGGCCGGCATCAGCGAAGGGCTGCTGCGCCTGTCGGTCGGTATCGAGGCCGAGCGTGACCTGCTGGCCGATCTCGGTGCCGCGCTGCAGCGCGCCGAAGCCGTGATCGATGCAGCCGCGCGTCGCAAACAGGTGGTGGACGCATGA